From the Cohaesibacter sp. ES.047 genome, one window contains:
- a CDS encoding phage tail sheath subtilisin-like domain-containing protein, producing the protein MTTNYGHGVYSYDKTSAPPQITVGESGEIAITGTAPDAVAEDWPLDIPVDINGDITKAASLGATGTLPIALQQIWRQYGKQSGRIAVIRVEKIEDTAQQTSAVLGSEIDKTGVYAILKCQSLLGFEPDLLIAPGFATVPTEGDVTPVAGALSAIAEKIRSFVYLDTTNGMLAEAHQSRALVGYDNAMLVHNFTKEWDSAVDAHVAVPGSIFAAAMQSKYDLEKGFWWSASNKPGNLDGLSQQIQYRRGDKGSEANLLNADQISTIIRDKGEYKLWGSHTLDDAQLLGGTIVGRRVSYKVYDALDDGLHPYIDQPTSLQAIEDISASAREFLRTLASKGALIGYEFELPIGLNTISQIQAGLFIYRLKWVEAGPMREIQIWGVRTPDLYAEFLDQASALSYFRETVAG; encoded by the coding sequence ATGACGACGAATTATGGTCATGGCGTCTATTCCTATGACAAGACGTCAGCCCCGCCTCAAATCACAGTCGGTGAAAGCGGCGAAATCGCTATCACCGGCACGGCCCCCGATGCCGTTGCCGAAGACTGGCCTCTCGATATTCCTGTCGATATCAATGGCGATATCACCAAAGCTGCAAGCTTGGGTGCAACCGGCACTCTGCCTATCGCTCTGCAACAGATTTGGCGGCAGTATGGCAAGCAATCGGGCCGTATTGCGGTTATCCGCGTTGAGAAAATCGAAGACACAGCACAACAGACAAGCGCGGTTCTGGGCAGTGAGATCGACAAGACTGGCGTCTATGCCATCCTCAAATGTCAGTCGTTGCTTGGCTTCGAGCCTGACCTCCTGATCGCTCCCGGTTTCGCCACGGTGCCAACCGAAGGGGACGTGACGCCAGTTGCTGGTGCATTGTCTGCGATCGCAGAAAAGATCCGGAGCTTTGTCTATCTGGATACGACCAACGGAATGCTCGCCGAAGCCCATCAAAGCCGCGCTTTGGTCGGCTATGACAACGCGATGCTGGTGCACAATTTCACGAAAGAGTGGGATAGCGCAGTTGATGCTCATGTCGCCGTTCCCGGATCTATCTTTGCGGCTGCGATGCAGTCCAAATATGATCTTGAAAAAGGGTTCTGGTGGTCTGCGTCGAACAAGCCGGGCAACCTTGATGGGCTGTCCCAGCAGATCCAATATCGCCGGGGTGACAAAGGATCAGAGGCCAACCTGCTGAACGCCGATCAGATCTCCACGATCATTCGCGATAAGGGCGAATACAAGCTCTGGGGTTCTCATACGCTTGATGACGCCCAGCTTCTTGGCGGCACCATTGTCGGTCGCCGTGTGTCCTACAAGGTGTATGACGCCCTTGACGATGGCCTGCACCCTTACATTGATCAGCCAACGAGCCTGCAAGCGATTGAGGATATCTCCGCTTCGGCCCGCGAGTTCTTGCGCACGCTGGCCTCAAAGGGCGCTCTGATCGGATACGAATTTGAGCTGCCGATCGGCCTCAACACGATCTCCCAAATTCAGGCAGGTCTGTTCATCTATCGCTTGAAATGGGTGGAAGCTGGCCCGATGCGCGAAATTCAGATCTGGGGTGTTCGCACGCCCGATCTCTATGCGGAGTTCCTTGATCAGGCGTCCGCCCTTTCATACTTCCGCGAAACGGTCGCGGGCTAA
- a CDS encoding phage major tail tube protein, with protein sequence MAMEKISALDGFTLWIGDADYGGTVTGITLPGLPRRIEGRRTGGRRGVLGVKLGLEEAKATIKTKGVSQSLIDAVSSGKIDGTRLFARGNLDDQQGGYTSVVYELQGRCTNPDKISEEWTDDDVEGELEFWLVYWRKDVAGERKLEVDLLNDTIYPDEANDARRANLGR encoded by the coding sequence ATGGCAATGGAAAAGATTAGCGCGCTCGATGGCTTCACCCTTTGGATTGGTGACGCGGACTATGGTGGGACGGTGACCGGGATCACGTTGCCCGGTCTACCGCGCCGCATTGAGGGACGGCGCACTGGCGGCCGCCGTGGTGTCTTGGGCGTCAAGCTTGGCCTTGAAGAAGCCAAGGCAACAATCAAGACAAAGGGGGTCTCGCAAAGTCTGATTGATGCGGTCAGCTCTGGTAAAATTGACGGCACCCGCCTGTTTGCCCGAGGCAATCTTGACGATCAGCAAGGCGGCTACACATCGGTTGTCTACGAGCTACAGGGCCGATGCACCAACCCGGACAAAATCTCGGAAGAATGGACCGATGACGATGTCGAGGGTGAACTTGAATTCTGGCTTGTCTATTGGCGCAAAGACGTTGCGGGGGAGCGCAAGCTCGAGGTCGATCTACTCAATGACACCATCTATCCGGACGAGGCAAACGACGCCCGTCGCGCCAACCTTGGCCGCTAA
- a CDS encoding phage tail tape measure protein: MSNLNASMTLSIRDKWSRGAKRFQKDMKGLESSSRRLRGEFKGVSNDTRKMAQASSDAARKQLKLISNFKQTQKTLASTRSEFDRAKSEVARLKEQMQAIGPPVKGLEQRLNKANATLSRTKDKFRSAAQASHAAKNGLREAGIEAKQLAATEKRLSSSLDKATQDLREQAAATRKLEGEYQRLEHRKRAIAKLTDRERNRRNDRAMLGGKIAIAGVSSMIAGRQVARPVVSSANQFGNFEEAMDSVAAVARIKQNSGDYKELFNLARELGATTSYSAIEAAQGMNFLAMAGMDKASIKAAMADVLNLAKATKTDLAATADISSNILSGFGLAPEEMNRVANVLTATTTRANVDLTMLGESMKYAAPIAKQLGVSLEETAAMAGLLGNVGIQGSMAGTSLRTIYTRLAAPNKRARSALKALKVETKDLKGNLLPVPDLLLKIAKASEGMGSGKRAEMFKDIVGAEAGSAFASLLDEQGFEVFEKLLKDLKNVKGEAARVATEMGDNWMGDKKALGSAMAEIALIFGESLNPALREATQWITKQTRAFGEWLKAHPKLTRAIAFTVAALAGLLVVGGGFLTFMGTSIALLAGLRFGLFMLGLKAKTGAGAIGLVGTALKALAPIRWAALLPVAGLASVVSSIVSIIGGIGAGLVTATAPVWGIIAALVAAVAGFALAIYNYWVPISEFVGGFADVIGDALSSMVAMSRTVKRHAASAALATSIAAAPMAATAAPSILPSLAAAEATAAGKTDRKIELNVSVPIGSITASDPNIEARVQQAIHAGVEEAVERALARLSDRLGD, encoded by the coding sequence GTGAGCAATCTTAATGCATCAATGACGCTCTCCATTCGGGATAAATGGTCCCGTGGGGCAAAGCGGTTCCAGAAAGACATGAAGGGTCTGGAAAGCTCGTCGCGCCGGTTGCGCGGCGAGTTCAAAGGCGTTTCGAACGACACTCGAAAGATGGCTCAAGCCAGTTCGGACGCCGCCCGTAAGCAGCTCAAGCTCATTTCGAATTTCAAGCAGACGCAAAAGACGCTGGCTTCGACCAGGAGCGAGTTCGATCGCGCCAAATCAGAAGTGGCCCGGCTCAAAGAGCAAATGCAGGCGATTGGTCCTCCGGTCAAAGGCTTGGAGCAAAGGCTGAACAAAGCCAACGCCACGCTAAGCCGAACCAAGGACAAATTCAGGTCGGCCGCCCAAGCCTCTCATGCCGCAAAGAACGGTTTGCGAGAAGCGGGGATTGAGGCGAAACAACTTGCCGCCACTGAAAAGCGGCTGTCTTCCAGCCTTGATAAAGCAACGCAGGATTTGCGCGAACAGGCGGCCGCCACGCGCAAGCTCGAGGGCGAGTACCAAAGGCTTGAGCACCGCAAACGTGCCATTGCAAAGCTGACCGATCGGGAGCGAAACCGACGAAACGATCGTGCCATGCTGGGCGGAAAGATTGCCATAGCGGGGGTTAGTTCCATGATTGCCGGGCGGCAAGTGGCGCGACCTGTGGTGTCGTCAGCCAACCAGTTTGGCAACTTCGAAGAAGCCATGGACAGCGTGGCGGCCGTTGCGCGGATCAAACAGAATAGTGGCGATTACAAAGAGCTGTTTAATCTGGCTCGCGAGCTTGGCGCGACCACCAGCTATAGCGCCATTGAAGCCGCTCAAGGCATGAACTTTCTTGCCATGGCGGGTATGGACAAAGCATCTATCAAAGCCGCTATGGCTGATGTGCTCAATCTGGCCAAAGCCACCAAGACGGATCTTGCCGCCACGGCTGATATCTCATCCAATATTCTATCAGGCTTCGGGCTGGCCCCTGAAGAAATGAACCGGGTTGCCAACGTCCTGACCGCGACCACAACGCGGGCCAATGTTGATTTGACCATGCTGGGCGAGAGCATGAAATATGCCGCCCCTATCGCCAAGCAATTGGGCGTGAGCCTTGAAGAGACCGCCGCCATGGCCGGTCTTTTGGGGAACGTGGGTATTCAAGGCTCAATGGCCGGTACCAGCTTGCGCACGATCTACACCCGTCTTGCTGCCCCGAACAAGCGGGCGCGGTCTGCGCTCAAAGCCTTGAAGGTTGAAACGAAGGATCTGAAAGGCAACCTTCTGCCTGTGCCTGATTTGCTTTTGAAGATCGCCAAAGCCAGCGAGGGTATGGGATCGGGCAAGCGTGCCGAAATGTTTAAAGACATTGTCGGGGCGGAAGCCGGATCTGCCTTTGCCTCGCTCCTTGATGAGCAGGGATTTGAGGTCTTTGAAAAACTCTTGAAGGATCTGAAGAACGTCAAAGGGGAAGCCGCCCGCGTCGCCACTGAAATGGGCGACAACTGGATGGGTGATAAAAAGGCGCTCGGTTCGGCTATGGCTGAGATTGCCTTGATCTTTGGCGAGTCCCTCAACCCGGCTTTGCGCGAGGCAACCCAATGGATCACAAAGCAAACACGCGCCTTCGGTGAATGGCTCAAAGCCCACCCAAAACTGACCAGAGCAATCGCTTTCACTGTGGCCGCCCTTGCTGGCTTGCTGGTCGTGGGTGGAGGGTTCTTGACCTTCATGGGCACTTCCATCGCCCTGTTGGCTGGGTTGCGGTTTGGCCTCTTTATGCTTGGCTTGAAGGCCAAAACCGGTGCCGGAGCAATCGGTTTGGTTGGCACCGCATTGAAAGCATTGGCCCCGATCAGGTGGGCGGCCTTGTTGCCTGTTGCTGGTCTTGCCAGCGTGGTTAGCAGCATAGTCTCGATCATAGGCGGGATCGGTGCTGGTTTGGTTACGGCGACGGCTCCGGTTTGGGGTATCATCGCGGCATTGGTCGCAGCCGTCGCTGGTTTTGCCTTGGCGATCTATAATTATTGGGTGCCGATTTCGGAATTTGTCGGTGGGTTTGCTGACGTCATTGGCGATGCTTTGTCGTCAATGGTTGCCATGTCGCGCACCGTCAAGCGCCACGCAGCAAGCGCCGCCCTTGCGACCAGTATCGCGGCCGCTCCAATGGCGGCGACGGCCGCGCCATCGATATTGCCTTCTCTGGCGGCCGCAGAAGCCACCGCCGCAGGCAAGACCGATAGAAAGATAGAGCTCAATGTATCGGTTCCGATCGGCTCTATCACGGCAAGCGACCCCAACATCGAGGCCCGTGTTCAGCAAGCCATTCACGCCGGTGTTGAAGAGGCCGTTGAACGGGCTTTGGCCCGCCTCTCTGACCGGCTCGGAGACTGA
- a CDS encoding phage tail protein, which produces MRPLAALGMFVFAPDIGSFEQLERQWQFTWAKPDPIGSAPLKQWTGPGDQTIHIRGGIWPEIQPAGTWKIEALAEQAGRGKPLSFVLGNGMVLGRWCVESISKKESEFLSHLPAAIEFEIQMSKSTGGGQWPF; this is translated from the coding sequence ATGAGACCACTTGCAGCCCTTGGTATGTTTGTTTTTGCCCCTGACATTGGATCATTCGAGCAGCTTGAACGGCAATGGCAGTTCACTTGGGCAAAGCCTGATCCGATCGGCTCAGCCCCGCTTAAACAATGGACTGGCCCCGGTGACCAGACCATTCACATTCGCGGTGGGATCTGGCCAGAAATTCAGCCCGCAGGCACATGGAAGATTGAAGCCCTTGCTGAACAGGCAGGCCGGGGAAAGCCGCTTAGCTTCGTGCTTGGCAATGGCATGGTTCTTGGCCGTTGGTGCGTTGAAAGCATCTCGAAGAAGGAAAGCGAGTTCCTTTCTCATCTGCCTGCGGCCATCGAGTTCGAAATCCAGATGAGCAAAAGCACGGGAGGTGGGCAATGGCCATTCTAG
- a CDS encoding phage late control D family protein: MNLYASIAGRNISSYLTNLLGQGRLMDLTITDEVSGKADKASLTVVRDGTMQPPPEQSELVFALPDRAGMLRPMGTYYSDAPKTSGAKSSGHKMSLSGTTANMANKLKEKRTDSYDQKTVKDVVGKVAGRQGLAPVVSKALGSMKIPHKDQVNVSDMHFLKTWAADLGAFFKIKDGKIFFLENGSAKTASGAPMLPVSCIGTEIISYSWSGGKREKYKSAKAAWHDQAKSERMFETAGSGTPELSLTKTYASKEEAKKAAASALKEASVKDDKCTITVPGDASLRAGGEYIIPPFIQPELSGSWFIAKAIHKVSKSSGYLTTLSLERKR; encoded by the coding sequence ATGAACCTTTATGCCTCCATCGCCGGGAGAAATATCAGCTCCTATTTGACCAACCTTCTGGGGCAAGGCCGCTTGATGGATCTGACCATCACGGATGAAGTGAGCGGCAAGGCTGATAAAGCTTCTTTGACTGTGGTGCGTGACGGCACGATGCAGCCGCCGCCTGAGCAGTCAGAATTGGTTTTTGCGTTGCCCGATCGGGCGGGCATGTTGCGGCCAATGGGCACCTACTATTCCGACGCGCCAAAGACTTCGGGTGCCAAGTCATCAGGCCACAAAATGAGCCTGTCCGGTACCACAGCGAACATGGCGAACAAGCTCAAGGAAAAGCGCACGGACAGCTACGACCAGAAGACTGTGAAAGACGTTGTTGGCAAGGTCGCTGGGCGGCAAGGCCTCGCCCCTGTTGTCAGCAAGGCCCTTGGCTCGATGAAGATCCCCCACAAGGATCAGGTCAATGTCAGTGACATGCACTTCCTCAAGACATGGGCGGCCGATCTGGGGGCATTCTTCAAGATCAAAGATGGCAAGATCTTCTTTCTGGAGAACGGCAGCGCCAAGACCGCAAGCGGCGCTCCAATGTTACCGGTGAGCTGCATCGGGACCGAGATAATCTCCTATTCATGGTCTGGCGGCAAACGCGAAAAGTACAAATCCGCCAAGGCGGCTTGGCACGATCAAGCCAAATCAGAACGCATGTTTGAGACGGCTGGATCAGGCACGCCAGAGCTTTCTTTGACCAAGACTTATGCGAGCAAGGAGGAAGCCAAAAAGGCGGCGGCCTCAGCGTTGAAAGAGGCAAGCGTCAAGGATGACAAATGCACGATAACGGTGCCCGGTGACGCAAGCCTGAGAGCAGGCGGCGAGTATATTATCCCGCCGTTCATTCAGCCCGAATTGTCCGGCTCTTGGTTCATCGCCAAGGCCATTCACAAAGTGAGTAAATCAAGCGGGTATCTGACCACGCTTTCATTGGAGAGAAAGAGATGA
- a CDS encoding Com family DNA-binding transcriptional regulator has product MESIRCSACQALLFKTEEKAISGRIEIKCRRCRTINHLRPAEPETDCLEQPAIGEKSCGSMSHSKP; this is encoded by the coding sequence ATGGAGTCTATCCGTTGTAGTGCCTGTCAGGCATTGCTGTTTAAAACCGAAGAAAAGGCCATCTCCGGCCGGATTGAAATCAAGTGTCGGAGATGCCGAACAATCAATCATTTGAGGCCAGCAGAGCCCGAAACTGATTGCCTAGAGCAACCAGCTATCGGAGAAAAATCTTGTGGCTCTATGTCCCACTCGAAACCCTGA
- a CDS encoding DNA cytosine methyltransferase yields the protein MALCPTRNPEINPFNGLSLCSGFGGLELGLHVAQPEYRTVCYVEQEAFAAATLVARMEDQALDHAPVWSNVKSFDGRPWRGKVHILTAGYPCQPFSASGLQKGKKDPRHLWPEVARIIRECSPEWVFCENVEGHLDRGFDEVALELQSMGFTVKAGLFSAAEVGASHLRRRLFILAHANNCAERQPGRVSDVQGEGVADCSGNRSSWLSDWDSQLCSHLDNSLDPDTSSGHGPERIEPLPIFAPAPCDFETWKRILTRREDLQPEFFGLDDGLANRMERTRAAGNGVVSLAAAYAYVSLRAAFEG from the coding sequence GTGGCTCTATGTCCCACTCGAAACCCTGAAATCAATCCCTTCAACGGTCTTTCCCTCTGCTCCGGATTTGGAGGTTTGGAACTCGGCCTGCATGTCGCACAACCCGAATATCGAACTGTGTGTTATGTCGAGCAAGAAGCTTTTGCAGCGGCCACCCTCGTGGCACGGATGGAAGATCAGGCCTTGGATCACGCGCCTGTCTGGTCCAATGTTAAGTCCTTCGACGGCCGCCCGTGGCGTGGCAAAGTTCATATCCTCACTGCAGGATATCCATGTCAGCCTTTCTCAGCCTCCGGCCTTCAAAAAGGAAAGAAAGACCCCCGCCACCTTTGGCCAGAAGTGGCCCGCATTATCAGAGAATGTAGCCCCGAATGGGTCTTCTGCGAAAATGTCGAAGGACATTTGGACCGTGGATTTGACGAAGTTGCCCTCGAGCTACAAAGCATGGGCTTTACAGTCAAAGCAGGCTTGTTCTCGGCGGCTGAAGTTGGTGCGTCCCACCTCCGGCGCCGGCTCTTCATTCTGGCCCACGCCAACAACTGCGCCGAACGGCAACCGGGCCGAGTTTCGGATGTGCAGGGAGAAGGGGTTGCGGATTGTTCCGGCAATCGATCAAGCTGGCTCTCAGATTGGGATAGTCAACTCTGCTCGCATCTGGACAACTCTTTGGATCCTGACACAAGCTCTGGGCATGGTCCCGAACGGATCGAGCCACTTCCCATATTCGCGCCAGCTCCATGTGACTTTGAGACCTGGAAGCGGATCCTCACCCGGCGAGAGGACCTACAACCTGAATTTTTCGGACTGGATGATGGGTTGGCCAATCGGATGGAGCGAACCAGGGCAGCCGGTAACGGAGTGGTCAGCTTGGCTGCTGCATATGCGTATGTCTCTCTCCGAGCTGCTTTCGAGGGTTGA
- a CDS encoding HNH endonuclease yields the protein MVDGVTRHPDRYLRNIEDIFGDMSSAALAQRYSKWTCFHAFVEELISSVIFEDAEIAERSPGEYWVDYLLQSNSFDYSSITPSKFGRFDGYEYLDALQQEDLITELCETISKQVFYVLFSNRGTMSAFGHMVRSYVLETAPSFVPEAFNDAGHLIRASIPKWAENAVFHRDKGRCVLCQTDLTKLFSQQSQIHYDHIIPLAHGGMNCITNLQLTCSSCNLSKGARSAATSREYEVWYDY from the coding sequence ATGGTTGACGGCGTGACACGGCACCCTGACAGATACCTTCGGAATATCGAGGACATATTCGGTGATATGTCGTCAGCCGCTCTAGCGCAAAGGTATTCCAAGTGGACCTGTTTTCATGCCTTCGTGGAAGAGCTCATTTCAAGCGTGATCTTTGAGGACGCCGAAATTGCCGAGCGCAGTCCAGGTGAATACTGGGTCGATTATCTACTCCAGTCAAATAGCTTTGACTACTCATCAATTACCCCTTCGAAGTTTGGCCGATTCGACGGTTACGAGTATCTGGACGCTCTACAGCAAGAAGACCTAATTACCGAGCTGTGTGAGACAATATCGAAGCAGGTTTTTTACGTGTTGTTCTCAAATCGCGGAACGATGTCTGCATTTGGACATATGGTAAGAAGCTACGTCTTGGAAACAGCTCCATCGTTCGTGCCAGAAGCATTCAACGACGCAGGTCACCTAATTCGAGCTTCAATCCCAAAATGGGCAGAGAATGCCGTGTTTCATAGAGACAAGGGGCGATGCGTACTCTGTCAGACGGACCTCACTAAGCTGTTCAGCCAACAGTCGCAGATCCACTATGACCATATTATTCCATTGGCACATGGAGGGATGAACTGCATAACCAACCTACAATTGACTTGCTCAAGTTGCAACTTAAGCAAGGGCGCACGTTCGGCGGCTACCTCTCGAGAATATGAAGTTTGGTATGACTACTGA
- a CDS encoding DNA cytosine methyltransferase: MLKSLELFAGAGGLVLGTELSGFRAVAAVEHNRWACETLMDNATREYPLVRNLRVVQSDVREFDLASIPEDIDLVSGGPPCQPFSMGGRARGFNDDRDMFSAFARIVAETKPRAFIIENVRGLTRPAFENYVSYIELRMSMPEVLQRPGELWPDHMRRLERERTSTGDKGIQYSVLRELFDAADFGAPQRRHRVFFVGFRQDQNVHWSFPEVTHSQDGLIYDQWVSGEYWERHGISRKERGTVPDRLVKRVEALRGRNDHIGAPWRTVRDALRTLPEPHKDGSDTLGIANHRFQPGARPYPGHTGSPLDAPSKALKAGDHGVPGGENMLVRPDGSCRYFTVREAARIQGFPDGYVFHGAWSETMRQLGNAVPVMLAQAIASSVAERLLEADVETLSKCQRMH; this comes from the coding sequence ATGCTTAAATCGCTTGAACTCTTTGCAGGTGCAGGCGGTCTTGTTCTAGGCACTGAACTGTCAGGTTTTCGTGCTGTTGCCGCCGTTGAGCACAACCGTTGGGCATGCGAGACGCTGATGGACAACGCAACGCGTGAATACCCGCTTGTGCGAAATCTTCGAGTGGTCCAAAGCGATGTACGCGAATTCGATCTGGCTTCCATCCCCGAAGACATCGACCTAGTTTCCGGAGGCCCTCCATGTCAGCCATTTTCAATGGGTGGCCGTGCACGAGGTTTCAACGATGATCGGGACATGTTCTCGGCATTTGCAAGGATAGTCGCAGAGACGAAACCTCGAGCCTTTATTATTGAGAACGTTCGCGGTTTGACTCGACCAGCCTTTGAGAACTATGTCTCATATATCGAGCTCCGTATGAGTATGCCCGAAGTGTTGCAGCGCCCTGGGGAGCTATGGCCTGACCATATGCGGCGACTAGAACGTGAGCGAACCTCCACTGGCGACAAGGGTATCCAGTATTCCGTGCTGAGGGAGCTTTTCGACGCTGCAGACTTTGGAGCACCACAGCGTCGGCATCGCGTATTCTTCGTAGGGTTTCGCCAAGATCAGAATGTTCACTGGAGTTTCCCTGAAGTCACGCACTCTCAAGATGGACTTATCTATGATCAGTGGGTTAGCGGGGAATATTGGGAACGGCATGGCATTTCAAGGAAGGAACGTGGGACTGTCCCCGATCGTCTTGTTAAACGAGTTGAGGCACTTCGCGGTCGAAACGATCATATTGGCGCGCCTTGGAGAACAGTTCGAGATGCACTGCGAACTCTACCTGAACCGCACAAGGATGGCAGCGATACGCTAGGTATTGCAAACCATCGGTTTCAGCCAGGTGCACGACCGTATCCGGGCCATACTGGGTCTCCCCTTGATGCTCCCTCAAAAGCATTGAAGGCTGGAGATCATGGAGTTCCTGGAGGGGAGAACATGTTGGTTCGCCCCGATGGTTCCTGTCGTTATTTCACCGTTCGTGAAGCAGCTCGAATTCAGGGTTTCCCTGATGGATATGTCTTCCATGGAGCGTGGTCCGAAACCATGCGGCAGCTTGGGAATGCGGTGCCTGTCATGCTCGCCCAAGCGATTGCGTCTTCCGTTGCGGAGCGACTTCTCGAGGCCGATGTAGAGACGCTGTCTAAATGCCAGAGGATGCACTGA
- a CDS encoding Eco29kI family restriction endonuclease, with translation MAQEESVTREFEPFDPLARTNLAASAAEALLDTAPEPLNTLVPFWGAGVYAIYYTGDFPAYSWIAKSNDNGRWLAPLYVGKAIPSGGRKGSSGLEPPRGKYLFNRLNQHAESVRAAENLNIEHFHARFLVVVDIFIPLIENLMISRFAPIWNNPVDGFGNHDPGAGRRKGMRPRWDVLHPGRRWADLCGQRPETQESIAREVEALLSARAVPDQRMIQP, from the coding sequence ATGGCGCAGGAGGAATCAGTAACTAGAGAGTTTGAACCTTTCGACCCACTCGCTCGTACGAACCTCGCCGCATCAGCGGCAGAAGCTCTTTTGGATACCGCGCCTGAACCGCTTAACACCTTGGTGCCCTTTTGGGGGGCAGGCGTTTACGCGATCTACTATACTGGAGACTTTCCGGCATACAGCTGGATCGCGAAGTCCAACGACAATGGTAGGTGGCTCGCGCCTCTTTATGTGGGCAAGGCTATTCCAAGTGGAGGTCGCAAAGGTAGTTCAGGACTTGAACCCCCGCGTGGAAAGTACCTGTTCAATCGGTTGAACCAACATGCCGAAAGTGTCAGGGCGGCGGAAAACCTAAATATCGAGCATTTCCATGCTCGATTCCTTGTAGTTGTTGATATTTTTATCCCTCTCATCGAGAATCTGATGATTTCACGTTTTGCTCCTATCTGGAACAATCCTGTGGATGGCTTCGGAAATCACGATCCAGGTGCAGGGAGACGAAAAGGAATGCGCCCGCGTTGGGATGTCCTACATCCCGGTCGGCGATGGGCAGACTTATGCGGTCAACGCCCAGAGACGCAGGAAAGCATCGCTAGGGAAGTCGAGGCATTGCTCTCAGCTCGTGCAGTGCCTGATCAAAGAATGATTCAACCGTAG
- a CDS encoding XRE family transcriptional regulator — MAFEPLLLKMNNGTFSERLKKLMGDMSRAEFADKCGISVGALRNYLEDGMPSADKALRIARLFNVTIEWLIEGVDPVHPGEHQTQKLTDYVGIPRYDASLSAGNGFWNQGKAEVLDHIPFTPEFLRRRLGRSTAEGLLIMSANGESMEPQISDGDLVMVDQRKQTLSDGIFAFVLNGEARIKWLRKTISGDIEVISLNQSPLFPKETIRKDELEGFQLIGKVVWCGHHFAR, encoded by the coding sequence ATGGCTTTCGAGCCACTGCTGCTAAAAATGAACAATGGCACATTCTCGGAACGCTTAAAAAAGCTCATGGGAGACATGAGCCGAGCTGAATTTGCCGATAAATGCGGTATCTCAGTAGGGGCGCTTAGAAATTATTTAGAAGATGGAATGCCTAGCGCAGACAAGGCCTTGAGGATTGCGCGCCTATTTAATGTTACAATTGAATGGCTCATAGAAGGTGTAGATCCAGTCCATCCCGGTGAGCACCAAACGCAGAAACTGACCGATTACGTTGGAATACCACGCTATGATGCCTCGCTAAGCGCAGGTAATGGCTTCTGGAATCAAGGCAAGGCTGAGGTTCTGGACCACATCCCTTTTACCCCAGAATTCTTGCGTCGACGCTTGGGACGTTCTACCGCAGAAGGGCTTCTCATCATGTCTGCCAACGGCGAAAGCATGGAGCCGCAAATTAGCGATGGCGACTTGGTAATGGTTGATCAAAGAAAGCAGACGCTTAGCGACGGCATCTTCGCTTTCGTTCTTAATGGAGAAGCAAGGATCAAGTGGCTGCGAAAAACCATTTCAGGCGATATTGAAGTCATTAGCCTCAATCAAAGCCCCTTGTTTCCCAAGGAGACCATTAGAAAAGATGAGCTTGAAGGCTTCCAATTGATCGGCAAAGTCGTCTGGTGCGGCCACCATTTCGCTCGTTGA
- a CDS encoding helix-turn-helix domain-containing protein codes for MPKRKWDKYAIKAELHRQGMTFTELAARHGCHRTNISVALDRPNSTGEKAISEAIGVPAEELWPDRYPKSATSHRIYDSRRHGPCTSQKFATGADNECAA; via the coding sequence ATGCCGAAGCGTAAGTGGGACAAGTATGCAATCAAAGCCGAGCTTCACCGCCAGGGCATGACCTTCACCGAGCTTGCCGCTCGGCACGGATGTCATCGCACCAATATTAGCGTGGCGCTGGATCGCCCCAACTCCACCGGCGAGAAAGCCATTTCTGAAGCCATCGGCGTACCTGCCGAAGAGCTATGGCCTGACCGTTACCCCAAGTCTGCAACGTCTCATCGAATTTACGATAGCAGACGACACGGCCCTTGTACCAGTCAGAAGTTTGCAACTGGCGCTGACAATGAGTGTGCGGCATGA